A stretch of Phoenix dactylifera cultivar Barhee BC4 chromosome 16, palm_55x_up_171113_PBpolish2nd_filt_p, whole genome shotgun sequence DNA encodes these proteins:
- the LOC103700804 gene encoding uncharacterized protein LOC103700804: MASMLSVGSLSAFVAAAPPLPTPSRRPILSPGGLPLPRRAAALVLRALASSKPVPSAGTRQPRGITKPRPVSPAMQAIVGVPEIPRTQALKLLWAYIKEHNLQDPENKRIVVCDEKLKNLFGGKERVGFLEISGLLNPHFGK, encoded by the exons ATGGCTTCGATGCTCTCGGTAGGATCCCTCTCCGCCTTCGTCGCAGCCGCGCCTCCGCTGCCCACGCCCTCCCGCCGGCCCATCCTGAGCCCCGGCGGCCTCCCCCTCCCTCGACGGGCCGCCGCGTTGGTTCTGCGAGCGTTGGCCTCCTCCAAGCCCGTTCCGTCGGCGGGGACGAGACAGCCCAGGGGCATTACCAAGCCCAGGCCCGTCTCCCCGGCAATGCAGGCCATCGTCGGTGTCCCGGAGATCCCCCGCACCCAAGCCCTCAAGCTCCTCTGGGCTTACATCAAAGAACACAACCTCCAG GATCCAGAGAACAAAAGGATTGTTGTGTGCGATGAGAAGTTGAAAAACTTATTCGGAGGGAAAGAACGTGTCGGGTTTCTTGAGATCTCAGGGCTACTAAATCCTCACTTTGGAAAGTAA